A region from the Leptospira ellinghausenii genome encodes:
- the proC gene encoding pyrroline-5-carboxylate reductase, translating to MAHTPFKTVGMVGLGKMGGAIAKALVAQGTKLFAFDPNLKQSPIEGVSLVSTLDALEKEAGLFVIAVKPNLVEPVLGEFTKPAIFVSIAAGISFGQLVNAAPKGSTCVRVMPNLPLVSNRGAMGYFCEDEAVSHTERLFYGMGETIRIGKESLMDAVTGLSGSGPAYVLTFLQAMAEAGLQEGLSYEESLGLAMETIEGTLVYFRDLRSKHHTLHPMEVRNWVTSPGGTTIHGLDALERGGFSTAVRDAVRRATERSKELGKG from the coding sequence ATGGCACACACTCCGTTTAAAACAGTTGGGATGGTTGGACTTGGGAAAATGGGAGGAGCCATTGCCAAAGCACTTGTGGCCCAAGGAACAAAACTATTTGCATTTGATCCAAACCTAAAACAATCTCCCATCGAAGGTGTTAGTTTGGTTTCCACATTGGATGCATTAGAAAAAGAAGCTGGTTTGTTTGTGATCGCAGTGAAACCAAATCTTGTGGAACCAGTCCTTGGAGAATTTACAAAACCTGCGATTTTTGTTTCCATTGCCGCAGGTATTTCCTTTGGACAATTGGTGAATGCCGCTCCAAAGGGATCCACTTGTGTCCGAGTGATGCCGAATTTACCTCTCGTGTCCAATCGTGGTGCGATGGGGTATTTTTGTGAGGATGAAGCAGTTTCCCATACAGAACGACTTTTTTATGGGATGGGGGAAACAATCCGTATCGGGAAAGAATCCCTAATGGATGCGGTCACTGGATTGTCTGGATCTGGTCCCGCTTATGTGCTTACATTTTTGCAAGCTATGGCAGAAGCAGGGTTACAAGAGGGTCTTAGTTATGAGGAATCTTTGGGTCTTGCAATGGAAACCATAGAAGGAACTCTTGTGTATTTCCGTGATTTACGTTCCAAACACCACACTCTCCATCCAATGGAAGTGCGCAATTGGGTGACTTCTCCTGGAGGGACTACCATTCATGGATTGGATGCTTTGGAACGAGGCGGTTTTTCTACCGCAGTTCGGGATGCTGTCCGGAGAGCAACAGAGAGAAGTAAGGAATTGGGAAAGGGATGA
- a CDS encoding alpha-hydroxy-acid oxidizing protein: MKSVEGKTILIIGGGLLQVPIIQTAKTMRLHTVVADMNPTSIGFQIADETILMSTKDVEGMVREAKKFSQKTTIHGVITAGTDASMTVAAVASALQLPGIRFVDAEAASNKVKMRKRLKEFGLPIPRFAPVWSMQDAKDALDELSFPLVMKPADNMGARGVIKVTNRDDLQVAFRHAKRFCPTGELILEEYMEGPELSVDALAFQGQIHMTGIADRIIEREPYFIEVGHNMPSAMPKDVLDEVERVMAGGMRALGIHLGAGKGDIKVTKQGVKIGEIAARLSGGFMSAFTYPLSTGVNLNRAALLISLGETPDNLEPVFNRVSIERSLLSKPGKLISIRGVEEIKKIEGVSEVFLQSKPGDIIKEPTNNIDKSGHVIIVSDSLKEAELVFEKVKQTIVFEVDEQFSITEKEIGDQARIRFGKEICWVCKVCDGKNCASGIPGMGGVGLMETFQDNHEALSEFKILPGYIRENVSPELHTKFLGYDLKTPIMAAPMTGVGTNMNFVMTDADYALTVVRSFAQNGSLAWLGDGASPEKYKIMLEALKKVSGKGILICKPREDESLLLERFLQAEADEVFAIGMDIDAVNFKTMVQKNLSSVTRPLEKLIQLREKTKLPFILKGIMNAEDAKLAVEGGFSAIVVSNHGGRVLDGMPGTARVLPKIAEAVNGKIPVLVDGGIRSGMDVFKMLALGASSVLVGRPVAISLVGGEDAGIRFLLQKYSEELKQSMSVTGAKTLVDIKRSMLLHKLHG; the protein is encoded by the coding sequence TTGAAATCAGTTGAAGGAAAAACAATCCTCATCATCGGAGGAGGGTTGTTACAAGTTCCCATCATCCAAACAGCAAAAACCATGCGTTTGCATACGGTAGTTGCTGATATGAATCCCACTTCGATTGGATTCCAAATTGCCGACGAAACCATCCTCATGTCCACAAAGGATGTAGAAGGTATGGTAAGGGAGGCAAAGAAGTTTTCACAAAAAACAACAATCCATGGTGTGATCACCGCAGGAACAGATGCAAGTATGACAGTGGCCGCTGTTGCCTCTGCATTACAACTTCCTGGCATTCGATTTGTTGATGCAGAAGCTGCATCCAATAAAGTAAAGATGCGAAAACGTCTAAAAGAATTTGGACTTCCCATCCCACGTTTTGCACCTGTGTGGTCGATGCAGGACGCAAAAGATGCATTAGATGAGTTATCCTTTCCTCTTGTCATGAAACCAGCTGATAATATGGGAGCACGTGGAGTGATTAAGGTCACAAACCGTGATGACTTACAAGTTGCCTTCCGTCATGCAAAACGGTTTTGCCCCACAGGTGAATTGATTTTAGAAGAATACATGGAAGGACCGGAACTTTCAGTGGATGCTTTAGCTTTCCAAGGCCAAATCCATATGACTGGGATTGCTGATCGTATCATTGAAAGAGAACCATATTTTATCGAAGTAGGGCATAACATGCCTTCGGCGATGCCAAAAGATGTGTTGGATGAAGTGGAACGAGTGATGGCTGGCGGAATGAGGGCACTTGGAATCCATTTGGGTGCTGGGAAAGGTGATATCAAAGTCACAAAACAAGGTGTAAAAATTGGAGAAATTGCAGCCAGGCTTTCTGGTGGTTTTATGTCAGCATTCACCTATCCTTTATCAACAGGAGTGAATCTTAATCGTGCAGCACTTCTCATTTCACTTGGTGAAACACCAGACAATTTAGAACCAGTTTTCAATCGAGTGTCAATTGAAAGGTCCTTACTTTCCAAACCAGGAAAACTGATTTCCATACGTGGTGTAGAAGAAATCAAAAAGATTGAAGGTGTATCGGAAGTTTTTTTGCAGTCCAAACCTGGAGATATTATTAAAGAACCCACAAATAACATTGATAAGTCGGGTCACGTGATCATTGTTTCAGACAGTTTAAAAGAAGCAGAACTAGTTTTTGAAAAAGTAAAACAAACCATTGTCTTTGAGGTAGATGAACAATTTTCGATTACAGAAAAAGAAATTGGAGACCAAGCGCGGATTCGATTTGGAAAAGAAATCTGTTGGGTATGTAAGGTTTGTGATGGGAAAAATTGTGCATCGGGTATACCTGGAATGGGTGGGGTTGGACTTATGGAAACATTCCAAGATAATCATGAAGCCCTTTCTGAATTTAAAATCCTTCCTGGTTACATCCGAGAAAATGTAAGTCCAGAATTACATACCAAGTTTTTGGGTTATGATTTAAAAACTCCGATTATGGCAGCACCTATGACTGGTGTGGGTACCAATATGAATTTTGTCATGACCGATGCAGATTACGCCTTAACTGTTGTTCGGTCCTTTGCTCAAAATGGAAGCCTCGCTTGGTTAGGTGATGGTGCTTCACCAGAAAAATATAAAATTATGTTAGAAGCACTTAAAAAAGTTTCTGGAAAAGGAATTCTGATTTGTAAACCAAGAGAAGATGAATCTTTACTCCTCGAACGATTTTTACAAGCTGAGGCGGACGAAGTGTTCGCCATCGGTATGGACATCGATGCTGTGAATTTTAAAACCATGGTACAAAAGAATTTATCGAGTGTAACAAGGCCTTTGGAAAAACTAATCCAACTCAGAGAAAAAACAAAACTTCCTTTTATCTTAAAAGGCATCATGAATGCGGAAGATGCTAAATTAGCAGTGGAAGGTGGATTTTCTGCTATTGTAGTATCGAACCATGGTGGTCGAGTTTTGGATGGAATGCCTGGAACTGCCAGGGTGTTACCCAAAATTGCAGAAGCCGTCAATGGAAAAATCCCAGTCCTTGTGGATGGTGGAATTCGTTCCGGTATGGATGTGTTCAAAATGTTGGCTCTTGGGGCATCCTCTGTTCTTGTAGGAAGGCCAGTTGCCATTTCACTTGTTGGTGGGGAGGATGCGGGGATACGATTTCTTTTACAAAAATATTCGGAAGAACTAAAACAGTCAATGAGTGTGACAGGTGCAAAAACTTTAGTGGACATTAAGCGCTCAATGTTGCTTCATAAACTACACGGTTGA
- a CDS encoding RluA family pseudouridine synthase — MTSYQSVIRPPYAGKTVISYLTQKFPYHSLEEWEFLIAENRIKVQGEFVKSNRQLLDGDLLEYEPIPGRIREPEVDENYSILKETNEFLFVEKPGNLPMHPAGRYRTKTLLSFLETKYPKIIPVHRLDRETSGIVIFSKSEESRMWLQKKFENREVYKEYFAIVSGNFKTEQMLNGYIGKDIHSAIRKKMLYSPDEFLGSKTCQTHFFPIIYNKDKDMSLVLVRPITGRIHQIRASLLYLGYPILGDKMYGKRETTFLDFVNFGMTEALKEELVFERQMLHAYSIRFVDERTNQIVHVHSNPMKEMDFYFPDWKNYVP, encoded by the coding sequence ATGACTTCTTACCAGTCTGTCATTCGTCCTCCCTATGCCGGGAAAACGGTGATATCCTATCTCACACAAAAATTCCCTTATCATAGTTTAGAAGAATGGGAATTTTTAATCGCAGAAAATCGAATTAAAGTGCAAGGTGAGTTTGTTAAAAGTAACAGACAATTGTTAGATGGTGATCTCTTGGAATACGAACCAATTCCAGGAAGGATTCGCGAACCTGAAGTCGATGAAAATTATTCCATTTTGAAAGAAACAAATGAGTTCCTGTTTGTGGAAAAACCAGGTAATCTTCCCATGCATCCGGCGGGTCGTTATCGGACCAAAACTTTGCTCAGTTTTTTAGAAACCAAATACCCAAAAATCATTCCTGTGCATCGTTTAGACCGCGAAACATCAGGGATCGTGATTTTTTCGAAGTCTGAAGAGAGTAGGATGTGGCTTCAGAAAAAATTTGAAAACCGAGAAGTGTATAAAGAATACTTTGCAATTGTTTCTGGAAATTTCAAGACAGAACAAATGTTAAATGGTTATATCGGCAAAGACATTCATTCTGCAATCCGAAAAAAAATGTTATATTCACCAGATGAATTTCTAGGATCAAAAACTTGCCAAACGCATTTTTTCCCCATCATATATAACAAAGATAAGGACATGAGTTTGGTCCTTGTGAGACCCATTACTGGAAGGATCCATCAAATCCGAGCCAGTTTATTGTATTTGGGGTATCCTATTTTGGGTGATAAGATGTATGGAAAAAGAGAAACTACCTTTTTGGATTTTGTTAATTTTGGTATGACCGAAGCCTTAAAAGAAGAGTTGGTATTTGAAAGACAAATGTTACATGCATATAGCATTCGTTTTGTGGATGAAAGAACTAACCAAATTGTACATGTTCATTCGAATCCAATGAAAGAAATGGATTTTTACTTCCCAGATTGGAAAAACTATGTCCCATAG
- a CDS encoding sensor domain-containing diguanylate cyclase: MSFKENTDIVFEHYEKKIYDQKQLLEISRALNSTLDYKYLIDAILNICLAQLQTLHAAMYLEPEIDLGIFKLEPQSIKGFELSPDEQNYEIKIDSPLIHYFEEKPKAITMDQILQMEVLNKIPDIVYLRKMGAEILVPLNAKGKVNGLLVLGDKMTSEEFLEDEKEFMTTLANLAGIAVDNARLYELATVDMMTGLKIHHYFQTKLKEEMERCRKKGTKLSLLFTDVDKFKTFNDTYGHQAGDVVLIEVAKQLIGKAQRHHIPARYGGEEFCLVMPGATEEEAIAKGEEIRKAVEEMVVKNPNDGSDLKVTLSVGVSSFRATDRNNKDLIERADKALYQAKHSGRNRTICYKD; the protein is encoded by the coding sequence TTGTCTTTTAAAGAAAACACTGATATCGTTTTTGAGCATTACGAAAAAAAAATCTACGACCAAAAACAACTACTGGAAATCTCCCGTGCATTAAATTCCACGTTAGACTATAAGTATTTAATTGATGCAATTCTTAACATCTGTTTGGCGCAGTTGCAGACCTTACATGCCGCCATGTACCTTGAGCCTGAAATAGACCTCGGAATTTTTAAATTAGAACCCCAATCGATCAAAGGATTTGAATTAAGCCCAGACGAACAAAACTACGAAATCAAAATCGATAGCCCACTCATCCATTATTTTGAAGAAAAACCGAAAGCCATTACAATGGACCAAATCCTGCAAATGGAAGTCCTAAACAAAATTCCTGATATTGTTTACCTTCGCAAAATGGGAGCAGAAATCCTTGTCCCTCTGAATGCAAAAGGTAAGGTCAATGGGTTACTTGTCCTTGGGGACAAAATGACTTCCGAAGAATTTTTGGAAGATGAAAAGGAATTTATGACAACCCTTGCCAACCTTGCAGGGATTGCTGTGGACAATGCAAGACTGTATGAACTTGCGACTGTTGATATGATGACGGGTTTAAAAATCCATCACTACTTCCAAACCAAACTCAAAGAAGAAATGGAACGTTGCCGTAAAAAAGGTACCAAGTTATCCCTGCTTTTTACGGATGTTGACAAATTCAAAACGTTTAATGATACCTATGGCCACCAAGCCGGGGATGTTGTCCTAATCGAAGTGGCAAAACAACTCATTGGGAAAGCACAACGACACCATATCCCTGCACGGTATGGTGGAGAAGAGTTTTGCCTTGTGATGCCTGGTGCCACAGAAGAGGAAGCGATTGCCAAAGGGGAAGAAATCCGTAAAGCAGTGGAAGAGATGGTAGTCAAAAATCCGAACGATGGTTCTGACTTAAAGGTCACACTTTCCGTTGGGGTTTCTAGTTTTCGTGCCACTGATAGAAACAATAAAGACCTGATTGAACGTGCGGACAAAGCCTTGTACCAAGCCAAACATTCTGGCCGAAACCGCACAATTTGTTATAAAGATTAG
- the mnmA gene encoding tRNA 2-thiouridine(34) synthase MnmA has translation MKEKEKIIVAMSGGVDSAVAAGLLMEEGYDVIGVNLRTWEYEAPACDTTKKSCCSPEDIRDARDVGLSLNIPFYVIKMEKVFGERVIDRFISDYKDGRTPNPCVECNTFVKFGALFEQAKKLGIDKIATGHYARVIEVDGRYAIRNAVDMKKNQTYYLYGLSQENIKNTVFPLGEMDKAQVREIAKRMGLPVAEKPESQEICFIPENDYRSFLKKKGIQFTPGFFKLASGQIIGKHQGKEGFTIGQRKGLGIAWKNPLYVLSIEDDGTVILGEEEETVSESFVLEEITYQALAPLSAGQSLEMKVQIRYRSAPVHCKVTSLGDTWKVEFLEDVKSVTPGQSATFYPINGDYLYAGGIIQKGSITRKVKSKVEISRESVPI, from the coding sequence GTGAAAGAAAAAGAAAAAATCATAGTGGCGATGAGTGGTGGCGTAGACAGTGCTGTTGCAGCGGGCCTTCTCATGGAAGAAGGTTACGATGTCATTGGTGTCAACCTTAGGACTTGGGAATACGAAGCACCTGCTTGTGATACCACTAAAAAATCCTGTTGTTCACCAGAAGACATTCGGGATGCCCGTGATGTAGGTCTTTCGTTAAACATTCCGTTTTACGTCATCAAAATGGAAAAGGTATTCGGAGAACGAGTGATCGATCGTTTTATCAGTGATTATAAAGATGGACGGACACCAAATCCTTGTGTAGAATGTAACACCTTTGTGAAGTTTGGTGCTTTGTTTGAACAAGCCAAAAAATTAGGAATTGATAAAATCGCCACTGGCCATTATGCGCGAGTGATTGAAGTGGATGGTAGGTATGCCATTCGGAATGCAGTTGATATGAAAAAAAACCAAACGTACTATTTGTACGGTTTGTCTCAAGAAAATATCAAAAATACAGTTTTCCCTTTAGGTGAGATGGACAAGGCACAAGTCCGTGAAATAGCCAAGCGAATGGGGCTGCCCGTTGCCGAAAAACCAGAATCTCAAGAAATATGTTTTATCCCAGAAAATGATTACAGGTCTTTCCTTAAAAAAAAGGGAATTCAGTTTACACCAGGATTTTTTAAATTAGCTTCCGGACAAATCATTGGCAAACACCAAGGAAAGGAAGGATTCACCATTGGCCAAAGAAAAGGCCTTGGGATCGCTTGGAAAAATCCTCTTTATGTTCTTTCCATTGAAGATGATGGAACTGTCATTTTAGGAGAGGAAGAAGAAACGGTTTCTGAATCTTTTGTGTTAGAAGAAATCACCTACCAAGCATTGGCACCACTGTCAGCGGGCCAATCCCTTGAGATGAAGGTACAAATCCGATACAGAAGTGCACCTGTTCATTGTAAGGTGACTTCACTTGGTGATACTTGGAAAGTTGAATTTTTAGAAGATGTAAAAAGTGTAACACCTGGTCAGTCCGCTACGTTTTATCCAATAAATGGAGATTATCTTTATGCCGGTGGAATCATCCAAAAAGGTTCCATCACTCGTAAAGTGAAATCAAAAGTCGAAATTTCTAGGGAGAGTGTTCCCATTTGA
- the mpl17 gene encoding cell surface protein MPL17: MNWKFVSSLLVSFFLLGFVGCNESKEVQVGEPMESHPIEVSIKEKSSGKYELELYLPKDFGFQMEAPHRIFLSGSEGLKVTAAELKLTGPTHPKKPEYFEYVKPLTFQVEGKGKLLMEGKLFYCNFLKNICIPAKVTKTFSI, encoded by the coding sequence ATGAACTGGAAATTTGTATCCTCCTTGTTGGTTTCGTTTTTTCTGTTGGGTTTTGTTGGTTGTAATGAGTCAAAGGAAGTCCAAGTTGGAGAACCAATGGAATCGCACCCCATTGAAGTCTCCATTAAAGAAAAATCATCAGGCAAGTATGAGTTAGAATTGTATTTACCTAAAGATTTTGGATTTCAAATGGAAGCCCCTCATCGAATTTTTTTATCAGGTTCGGAAGGACTTAAGGTAACGGCTGCAGAATTAAAACTAACGGGACCAACACATCCCAAAAAACCAGAATACTTTGAATATGTGAAACCCTTAACCTTCCAAGTGGAAGGAAAAGGGAAATTGTTAATGGAAGGAAAACTTTTTTATTGTAACTTTCTTAAGAATATCTGTATTCCTGCAAAAGTTACAAAAACATTTTCCATCTAA
- a CDS encoding PilZ domain-containing protein, which yields MDKEIKDPEGILKVITALFGKLPAYIVNSEKEFPVKIIALKNKALIINTNLKFPTRERILTVVHNGSKFLAHFNLAGGDGNGIEILTPVKIQIATASRQGTRVEVSQIQTGMVVNNIINVNDVSKAIGFDDKKVDAILLAYRTKLAKAFPLSSIFFAGRMDNRLRLMHHYDKDIFIVDRKEKSTASPAFFPFDEYLRIFENSKIPDNYTSEICVPIKYKGYVHLGYVQVLSEKPLDFEVYKQIQTFANAVSRDIINTGVFQESRDVCQVMDLSMGGISFIHAPSRSFSRSVTLNGTILFDLNLEAGKKVTIRGIIKNIRNQETNFRVGCQFYNLTEKDTEILEDFLNVGKEEVPNPEEQGTKENPSSDGNEGEPNEDNFDSTSTTMESQSSETVLEEGSEGDPFANHLDDNFTENPEDPK from the coding sequence ATGGATAAAGAAATCAAAGACCCTGAAGGTATTTTGAAGGTAATTACTGCTTTATTTGGAAAATTACCGGCTTATATCGTAAACTCAGAGAAAGAATTTCCAGTCAAAATCATTGCCCTCAAAAACAAAGCACTCATCATCAACACCAATCTAAAGTTTCCAACTCGGGAACGTATTCTTACTGTTGTGCATAATGGAAGCAAATTTTTAGCACATTTCAATTTGGCAGGTGGAGATGGAAATGGTATCGAAATTCTTACACCTGTTAAAATTCAAATTGCAACAGCGTCTAGACAGGGAACAAGGGTTGAGGTAAGCCAAATCCAAACGGGGATGGTTGTTAACAACATAATCAATGTTAACGATGTTTCAAAAGCCATTGGTTTTGATGATAAAAAAGTGGATGCCATTTTACTTGCTTACCGTACAAAACTGGCAAAAGCTTTCCCACTTTCTTCCATTTTTTTTGCAGGAAGGATGGACAACCGTCTTCGCTTGATGCACCATTATGACAAAGATATTTTCATTGTAGACCGAAAAGAAAAATCGACAGCCTCACCAGCTTTTTTCCCGTTTGATGAATACTTACGAATCTTCGAAAATTCCAAAATCCCTGATAATTATACTTCTGAGATTTGTGTTCCCATCAAATACAAAGGATATGTTCACTTAGGTTACGTACAGGTGTTATCCGAAAAACCACTTGATTTTGAAGTGTACAAACAAATCCAAACATTTGCAAATGCAGTGAGTCGAGATATCATTAACACCGGCGTATTCCAAGAATCTAGAGATGTTTGCCAAGTTATGGACTTGAGTATGGGAGGGATTAGTTTTATCCACGCTCCTTCCCGTTCCTTTTCCAGGTCTGTTACTTTAAATGGTACCATCCTTTTTGATTTGAACTTGGAAGCTGGTAAAAAAGTAACGATTCGCGGTATCATTAAAAACATCAGAAACCAGGAAACAAACTTTCGAGTTGGATGCCAGTTCTACAACCTAACAGAAAAAGATACAGAGATTCTCGAAGACTTTTTAAATGTTGGAAAAGAAGAAGTTCCGAACCCTGAAGAACAAGGAACAAAAGAAAATCCAAGTTCGGATGGAAACGAAGGAGAACCAAACGAAGATAATTTTGATTCCACATCGACCACTATGGAAAGTCAAAGTTCAGAAACAGTTTTGGAAGAAGGTTCAGAAGGAGATCCTTTTGCCAACCATTTGGATGACAACTTCACAGAGAATCCAGAAGATCCTAAGTAA
- a CDS encoding DNA methyltransferase, with protein MAGAGRLLKDSDKFIFGEFWTAKQRQGHPIHHTVSYRASFKPELPSFFMKEFLKKKNRVVYDPFGGRGTTAIQANIEGHAAIHNDIHPLSIFLASARQYVPKLVDLEKKLNSLDLDKEVDEDPFDVNLLPFFHPKTLREIKNLKKYMAIDDSVEMKFISLIALSRLHGHSTGFFSVYTFPQVSIPPEAQAKNNAKKGINPEYRPIKPRIYQKMKRDLALPIPPFYHEFSKNNLYSLNSANSVPNVGSESVDLIVTSPPFLDKVDYEGDNWLRHWFLDIEKSKDRKLSIFSNINDWNEFIRSTLKESARVLKKGAYMVMEVGEVKKGNSILYLDEDVVRMAEGTGLVWNKTYVHTQSFTKLSNCWQVSNNEKGTNSNRCVVLRKVL; from the coding sequence ATGGCAGGAGCAGGCAGATTACTTAAAGATTCGGATAAGTTTATTTTTGGTGAGTTTTGGACAGCAAAACAAAGACAAGGACATCCAATCCATCATACCGTTAGTTATAGAGCATCTTTTAAACCAGAGCTTCCTTCTTTTTTTATGAAGGAATTTCTAAAAAAGAAAAACAGAGTCGTATATGATCCGTTTGGTGGACGTGGGACAACGGCTATCCAAGCGAATATCGAAGGTCATGCAGCGATTCACAATGATATACATCCACTTTCTATCTTTTTAGCAAGTGCGAGACAGTATGTTCCCAAACTAGTTGATTTGGAAAAAAAATTAAACTCGTTAGATTTGGACAAAGAAGTGGATGAAGATCCCTTTGATGTCAATTTGTTACCCTTTTTCCATCCTAAAACTTTGAGAGAGATTAAGAATCTTAAAAAATACATGGCAATCGATGATTCGGTTGAAATGAAGTTCATTTCACTGATCGCATTGTCTAGGTTACATGGGCATAGTACTGGATTTTTTTCAGTTTATACTTTCCCGCAAGTATCAATACCGCCAGAAGCTCAGGCTAAAAACAATGCCAAAAAAGGGATTAACCCGGAATACAGGCCCATCAAACCAAGAATTTACCAAAAGATGAAACGAGATTTGGCTTTGCCGATCCCACCTTTTTATCATGAATTTTCTAAGAACAATTTGTACTCTTTGAATTCTGCAAATTCTGTTCCCAATGTTGGATCAGAATCTGTGGATTTGATTGTAACCTCGCCACCATTTTTAGATAAAGTTGACTATGAAGGGGATAATTGGTTACGCCACTGGTTTTTAGACATAGAGAAATCAAAAGACCGTAAACTCAGTATTTTTAGTAATATTAATGATTGGAATGAATTTATACGATCAACACTGAAAGAATCGGCACGTGTATTGAAAAAAGGTGCTTATATGGTGATGGAAGTGGGGGAAGTAAAAAAAGGGAATTCGATACTGTACCTAGATGAAGATGTGGTTCGAATGGCAGAAGGAACAGGTCTTGTTTGGAACAAAACCTATGTCCATACCCAAAGTTTTACAAAACTATCTAATTGTTGGCAAGTTTCCAATAATGAAAAGGGAACAAATTCGAACCGTTGTGTAGTCCTACGGAAAGTATTATAA
- a CDS encoding YggS family pyridoxal phosphate-dependent enzyme: MNTLSQGNPPTLIAVSKTKPYEVVKEAYLQGIREFGENYIPEAIDKFTRLREEFPESESSVNVHHIGPVQSGTLRKLFGIFSYTHGVGSFSSLSELLKRAEKEKKKIRYFLQTNLTNENTKHGFNLETILTNKDELNKYQNEYCIWEGFMGMGPSSGDPNQTKEVFTNLAQLREKHFPEKKLSMGMSGDYVLAVEFGSNFVRIGSKIFGERDYGTHSV; encoded by the coding sequence ATGAATACCCTTTCCCAAGGGAATCCTCCAACACTGATAGCGGTTTCCAAAACGAAACCCTATGAAGTAGTGAAGGAAGCTTACCTCCAAGGGATTCGCGAATTTGGAGAAAACTATATCCCAGAAGCCATTGATAAGTTCACTCGATTGCGCGAAGAATTTCCAGAGTCAGAATCGAGTGTGAATGTACATCACATTGGACCCGTACAATCAGGAACCTTACGTAAGTTATTTGGTATTTTTTCTTATACACATGGTGTGGGATCTTTTTCTAGTCTTAGTGAACTTTTAAAACGAGCTGAAAAAGAAAAAAAGAAAATTCGTTATTTTTTACAAACAAACCTGACTAATGAGAATACCAAACATGGTTTTAATTTAGAAACGATTCTAACAAACAAAGATGAGTTAAATAAATACCAGAACGAGTATTGTATTTGGGAAGGGTTTATGGGAATGGGACCTTCTTCGGGAGATCCCAACCAAACAAAAGAGGTTTTTACAAATTTGGCTCAGTTACGTGAAAAACATTTTCCAGAAAAAAAACTTTCTATGGGTATGAGTGGGGATTACGTGTTGGCAGTGGAATTTGGATCAAACTTTGTTCGGATCGGATCAAAAATATTTGGGGAAAGGGATTATGGCACACACTCCGTTTAA
- a CDS encoding flagellar filament outer layer protein FlaA: protein MQIIKKITFFLGFLLSFASLLSLPRPHDPDELGRVQILKSALAMDTHYLLYLVEDFEGERPWDFYRVDSFLAETQFAASVAKSDAFLEETKLLKESGYPNLQNQTSFLLQTYVENPRLDHWEIRPKEPVLLPLGMPIQGILWVYSEGHHINLSMGLSQKKSKDLYFDLGTLNFVGWRRLEFKITLPKENTRLIQSMSFPISFASFRLKSLASQKKGEFHLYFDNLCFVIDKRTFSYPGSEVNDTWGNKR, encoded by the coding sequence ATGCAGATCATAAAAAAAATCACATTCTTTCTAGGTTTCTTACTGAGTTTTGCCAGTCTTCTGTCTCTTCCGAGACCCCATGACCCAGACGAACTTGGCCGAGTGCAGATTTTAAAATCAGCATTGGCAATGGACACTCATTACCTACTCTACCTTGTCGAAGACTTTGAAGGCGAAAGGCCTTGGGATTTTTACCGCGTGGATTCCTTTTTGGCCGAAACACAGTTTGCTGCATCTGTGGCCAAATCAGATGCTTTTTTAGAAGAAACAAAATTACTAAAAGAATCAGGTTATCCCAATTTACAAAACCAAACCAGTTTCCTTTTACAAACTTATGTAGAAAACCCACGACTCGACCATTGGGAAATCAGACCTAAAGAACCAGTCCTTCTCCCACTAGGGATGCCCATCCAAGGGATCCTTTGGGTGTATTCGGAAGGACACCATATCAATTTGAGTATGGGCCTTTCACAAAAAAAATCGAAGGATTTGTATTTTGATTTGGGAACTCTTAATTTTGTAGGTTGGCGTAGGCTTGAATTTAAAATCACTTTGCCAAAAGAAAATACAAGGCTCATCCAATCAATGTCCTTCCCCATCTCGTTTGCTTCCTTTCGATTAAAAAGTTTGGCCTCCCAAAAAAAAGGTGAGTTCCATTTGTATTTTGATAATCTTTGTTTTGTGATTGATAAACGTACTTTTAGTTATCCAGGTTCGGAAGTGAATGATACTTGGGGTAACAAACGCTAA